One Halobaculum roseum DNA segment encodes these proteins:
- a CDS encoding Hsp20/alpha crystallin family protein, with translation MALPSSTASSWMQNLDLPSRVLGEGGFGGTDYELYEEDDEFVLTVDMPGFDREEIDLTWEEGVLNVAAEHTDEERGRKKTYHRRFRFPREVDEDEIGARYENGVLEVTLPAVVGAKPTGTPIPIEG, from the coding sequence ATGGCACTCCCGAGCAGCACGGCGAGTTCCTGGATGCAAAACCTCGATCTGCCGTCCCGCGTCCTCGGCGAGGGCGGCTTCGGTGGCACCGACTACGAACTGTACGAGGAGGACGACGAGTTCGTCCTCACGGTCGACATGCCCGGCTTCGACCGGGAGGAGATCGACCTCACGTGGGAGGAGGGCGTCCTCAACGTCGCGGCCGAGCACACCGACGAGGAGCGCGGCCGCAAGAAGACGTACCACCGACGCTTCCGCTTCCCGCGCGAGGTCGACGAGGACGAGATCGGCGCCCGCTACGAGAACGGCGTCCTCGAGGTGACCCTCCCGGCCGTCGTCGGCGCGAAGCCGACCGGCACCCCGATCCCCATCGAGGGATAG
- a CDS encoding DUF7470 family protein — protein sequence MIDKLGTAGVAGAVLLLAGLALVAWTAPIVAVGLAMVLAGTGLVVKGLTTSLMRQFGFA from the coding sequence ATGATCGACAAACTCGGCACCGCCGGCGTCGCCGGCGCGGTGCTGCTGCTCGCCGGTCTCGCGCTCGTCGCGTGGACGGCGCCGATCGTCGCGGTCGGCCTCGCGATGGTGCTGGCCGGCACCGGCCTCGTGGTGAAGGGACTCACGACCAGCCTGATGCGACAGTTCGGGTTCGCGTAG
- the eif1A gene encoding translation initiation factor eIF-1A, which yields MSDGDGSGRKNLRMPDDDEVFAEVTEMLGANRVKVRCNDGVERTARIPGRMQKRTWIREGDLVLVSPWDWQDEKADIEHRYESQDADQLREEGHIA from the coding sequence ATGAGCGACGGCGACGGGTCCGGACGCAAGAACCTCAGAATGCCGGACGACGACGAGGTGTTCGCCGAGGTGACCGAGATGCTCGGCGCCAACCGCGTGAAGGTCCGGTGCAACGACGGCGTCGAACGCACCGCGCGGATCCCCGGACGGATGCAGAAACGGACCTGGATCCGCGAGGGCGACCTCGTCCTCGTGAGTCCGTGGGACTGGCAGGACGAGAAGGCCGACATCGAACACCGCTACGAGAGCCAGGACGCCGACCAGCTTCGCGAGGAAGGCCACATCGCCTGA
- a CDS encoding SatD family protein, which yields MTGTERTHVVLGDVIDSRGEPDREGLRERIEDALAAANDAYAEAIGARFAPIKGADEFGGTLEDPAAAYGVVRAIQERLHPTVARYVVVAGAVDVNPGATDVTAMDGPAFHRADEALSELNAEDGHFFLDTADDRVNGPVTAAGDLALAIREEWTERQTEIARAYRRRGTQTAVAEAFGVSTQAVSKTLAAASYDRVRRNEALIDRALGAEPED from the coding sequence GTGACCGGGACCGAACGGACCCACGTCGTCCTCGGCGACGTGATCGACTCGCGAGGCGAGCCGGACCGGGAGGGACTGCGCGAACGGATCGAGGACGCGCTCGCCGCGGCCAACGACGCATACGCCGAGGCGATCGGCGCCCGCTTCGCGCCGATCAAGGGCGCCGACGAGTTCGGCGGGACGCTCGAGGATCCAGCGGCAGCCTACGGGGTCGTCCGGGCGATCCAGGAACGGCTCCATCCGACCGTCGCTCGATACGTCGTCGTCGCGGGGGCGGTCGACGTTAACCCCGGCGCGACCGACGTGACCGCGATGGACGGACCGGCGTTTCACCGGGCGGACGAGGCGCTGTCGGAGCTGAACGCGGAGGACGGCCACTTTTTCCTCGATACTGCCGACGATCGCGTGAACGGTCCCGTGACGGCGGCGGGCGATCTCGCGCTGGCAATCCGCGAGGAGTGGACCGAACGCCAGACCGAGATCGCACGCGCCTACCGTCGCCGGGGCACTCAGACGGCCGTTGCGGAGGCGTTCGGGGTGAGTACCCAGGCGGTGTCGAAGACGCTCGCGGCCGCAAGCTACGACCGCGTCCGGCGTAACGAGGCATTGATCGACCGGGCGCTGGGTGCCGAACCGGAGGATTGA
- the rio1 gene encoding serine/threonine-protein kinase Rio1: MNGEFGFVEPDEADAPGDEWEDLDLADIAQTEADKIARRQDDEFDEFRKRVKNTEQFKVEASVFDDATLAALYKLTRDGHIAAFGGPISTGKEANVYEALGADEREVAAKVYRINTSNFRQMRDYLEGDPRFEGIGSDKKQVVVAWVRKEFSNLSRARKAGVRVPEPIAVQRNVLVMELVGHADDRARRLAEVDVENPETAFEVVREYMRRLYSAGLIHGDLSEYNLIIHDGELVVIDLGQAVTVHHPNAEEFLRRDCRNVASFFSRQGLETDAEDLHDYVTTPKPEPSAEPDPDTDPNPADRAGDDDDRAGDPGDSDDSGVGDSSGDDGGDE; this comes from the coding sequence ATGAACGGAGAGTTCGGGTTCGTCGAACCCGACGAGGCGGACGCGCCGGGCGACGAGTGGGAGGACCTCGACCTGGCCGACATCGCCCAGACCGAGGCCGACAAGATCGCCCGCAGACAGGACGACGAGTTCGACGAGTTCCGCAAGCGCGTCAAGAACACCGAGCAGTTCAAAGTCGAGGCGTCGGTGTTCGACGACGCCACCCTCGCGGCGCTGTACAAGCTCACCCGCGACGGCCACATCGCCGCCTTCGGCGGTCCGATATCGACGGGCAAGGAGGCCAACGTGTACGAGGCGCTCGGCGCCGACGAGCGCGAGGTGGCCGCGAAGGTGTACCGGATCAACACCTCGAACTTCCGGCAGATGCGCGACTACCTCGAGGGCGACCCCCGCTTCGAGGGGATCGGCTCCGACAAGAAGCAGGTCGTCGTCGCGTGGGTGCGCAAGGAGTTCTCGAACCTCTCGCGGGCCCGCAAGGCCGGCGTCCGCGTCCCCGAGCCGATCGCCGTCCAGCGCAACGTCCTCGTGATGGAGCTTGTCGGCCACGCCGACGACCGCGCGCGCCGCCTCGCGGAGGTCGACGTGGAGAACCCCGAGACCGCCTTCGAGGTCGTCCGCGAGTACATGCGCCGGCTCTACTCGGCGGGACTGATCCACGGCGACCTCTCGGAGTACAACCTCATCATCCACGACGGGGAGCTTGTCGTCATCGACCTGGGACAGGCGGTGACGGTCCACCACCCGAACGCCGAGGAGTTCCTCCGGCGCGACTGTCGCAACGTCGCCTCCTTCTTCTCCCGACAGGGGCTCGAAACCGACGCGGAGGACCTCCACGACTACGTCACCACGCCGAAGCCGGAACCGTCGGCCGAGCCCGACCCCGACACCGACCCGAACCCGGCCGACCGCGCCGGCGACGACGATGACCGCGCCGGCGACCCCGGTGACAGCGACGACAGTGGCGTCGGCGACAGCAGCGGCGACGACGGCGGCGACGAATAG
- a CDS encoding KH domain-containing protein codes for MQHVKVPQDRIGVLIGEGGETMREIEDRAEVRLDIDSESGSVAIDSVGDPVAGLVAPDIVRAIGRGFTPESALSLLEHDLRRFELVDLASETRNKNDLQRQKGRLIGENGRTRELMEDLSGAEVVIKGTTLGVIGQPEEVEAVRRAAGMILDGAPHGAVYSFLERKHNEIHGAPDLSTPSGSAEEPR; via the coding sequence ATGCAGCACGTGAAGGTTCCGCAGGACCGCATCGGCGTGCTCATCGGCGAGGGCGGCGAGACGATGCGGGAGATCGAAGACCGCGCCGAGGTCCGACTCGACATCGACTCCGAGTCGGGCTCGGTCGCCATCGACAGCGTCGGCGACCCGGTCGCCGGGCTGGTCGCTCCCGACATCGTCCGCGCCATCGGCCGCGGGTTCACCCCCGAGTCCGCCCTCTCGCTGCTGGAGCACGACCTGCGACGGTTCGAGTTGGTCGACCTCGCATCGGAGACCCGCAACAAGAACGACCTCCAGCGCCAGAAGGGCCGCCTCATCGGCGAGAACGGCCGAACGCGCGAGCTGATGGAGGACCTCTCGGGCGCCGAAGTCGTCATCAAGGGGACCACCCTCGGCGTCATCGGCCAGCCCGAGGAGGTCGAGGCCGTCCGCCGCGCGGCGGGGATGATCCTCGACGGCGCCCCCCACGGCGCCGTCTACTCGTTCCTCGAACGCAAGCACAACGAGATCCACGGCGCGCCCGACCTCTCGACCCCCTCGGGGAGCGCCGAGGAACCGCGGTAA
- a CDS encoding DNA polymerase sliding clamp (Sliding clamp subunit. Responsible for tethering the catalytic subunit of DNA polymerase to DNA during high-speed replication. Proliferating cell nuclear antigen homolog.), which produces MPEASAVTDEGDETDAESGQTPDIDGEVPVSVRVRADTLKPLLSAVGALVDECRLTFGRDGIRAAAMDPATVAAVDAELDAAAAASYEADGTVVGVDVTRLEEVLSMVAGDDPVTLALDPESFRLHVVADGLEYAMGLFDPDSVRGPPDVDDLGFEHTASLTVPVDTVGRFVTAAGMVADHLALSVDPDAETFVAAADGDTDDVQFTVTAEEAVAFSPGDAGSLLSLSYLIDIERAIPAGTDVRLTLGRKAPLGVAYDISGGDGRVEAFVAPRLKAV; this is translated from the coding sequence ATGCCCGAGGCGAGCGCCGTGACCGACGAGGGAGACGAGACGGACGCGGAGTCGGGACAGACGCCCGACATCGACGGGGAGGTACCGGTGTCCGTGCGCGTGCGGGCGGACACCCTGAAGCCACTGCTCTCGGCGGTCGGCGCGCTCGTCGACGAGTGTCGGCTGACGTTCGGCCGCGACGGCATCCGCGCGGCCGCGATGGACCCGGCGACCGTCGCGGCGGTCGACGCGGAACTCGACGCTGCGGCCGCGGCGTCCTACGAGGCCGACGGCACCGTCGTCGGCGTCGACGTGACCCGACTCGAGGAGGTCCTCTCGATGGTCGCCGGCGACGACCCCGTGACGCTCGCGCTCGACCCCGAGTCGTTCCGCCTCCACGTCGTCGCCGACGGCCTGGAGTACGCGATGGGGCTGTTCGACCCCGACAGCGTCCGCGGGCCGCCCGACGTGGACGACCTCGGCTTCGAACACACCGCGTCGCTGACGGTCCCGGTCGACACGGTCGGCCGGTTCGTAACGGCCGCGGGGATGGTCGCGGACCACCTCGCGCTCAGCGTCGACCCGGACGCCGAGACGTTCGTCGCCGCCGCCGACGGCGACACCGACGACGTGCAGTTCACGGTCACGGCAGAGGAGGCGGTCGCGTTCTCGCCGGGCGATGCGGGGTCGCTGCTGTCGCTGTCGTACCTGATCGACATCGAGCGAGCCATCCCGGCGGGGACGGACGTGCGGCTCACGCTCGGACGAAAGGCGCCCCTCGGCGTCGCCTACGACATCTCGGGGGGCGACGGCCGCGTCGAGGCGTTCGTGGCGCCGCGGCTCAAGGCGGTATAG
- the thsA gene encoding thermosome subunit alpha, translating into MIVLSEDSQRTSGKDAQSMNITAGKAVAESVRTTLGPKGMDKMLVDSSGGVVVTNDGVTILKEMDIDHPAANMIVEVSETQEDEVGDGTTTAVVIAGELLDQAEELIDSEVHPTTIAQGYRQAAEKAKEVLDEQAIDVTAEDRETLEKIAATAMTGKGAESARDTLAELVVDAVLAVRDDDGTVDTDNVSVETVVGGAIGNSELIEGVIVDKERVDENMPYAVEDANVALFDGAIEVKETEIDAEVNVTDPDQLQQFLDQEEQQLKEMVDKLSAVGTDVVFVGDGIDDMAQHYLAQEGILAVRRAKDSDLKRLARSTGGRVVANLDDLEESDLGFAGSVAQKDIGGDERIFVEDVEDARSVTLVLRGGTEHVVDEVERAIEDSLGVVRTTLRDGQVLPGGGAPETQLALELRDFADSVGGREQLAVEAFADALEVIPRTLAENAGLDPIDSLVDLRARHDGGEFGAGLDAYTGDVIDMEAEGVVEPRRVKTQAIESATEAATMILRIDDVIAAGDLKGGGTDDGGDDEMPPGGGGMGGMGGMGGMGGAM; encoded by the coding sequence ATGATCGTACTCTCGGAGGACAGCCAGCGAACGTCGGGCAAGGACGCCCAGTCGATGAACATCACGGCCGGCAAGGCCGTCGCGGAGTCCGTTCGGACCACCCTCGGTCCGAAAGGAATGGACAAGATGCTCGTCGACTCCTCGGGCGGCGTCGTCGTGACGAACGACGGCGTGACCATCCTGAAGGAGATGGACATCGACCACCCGGCGGCCAACATGATCGTCGAGGTCTCCGAGACCCAGGAGGACGAGGTCGGCGACGGCACGACGACGGCCGTCGTCATCGCCGGTGAGCTGCTCGACCAGGCCGAGGAGCTCATCGACTCGGAGGTCCACCCGACGACCATCGCGCAGGGGTACCGCCAGGCCGCCGAGAAGGCCAAGGAGGTCCTCGACGAGCAGGCCATCGACGTCACCGCCGAGGACCGCGAGACGCTCGAGAAGATCGCCGCGACGGCGATGACGGGCAAGGGCGCCGAGTCCGCCCGCGACACGCTCGCGGAACTGGTCGTCGACGCCGTGCTCGCCGTCCGCGACGACGACGGCACCGTCGACACGGACAACGTCTCCGTCGAGACCGTCGTCGGCGGCGCCATCGGTAACTCCGAGCTCATCGAGGGCGTCATCGTCGACAAGGAGCGCGTCGACGAGAACATGCCCTACGCGGTCGAGGACGCCAACGTCGCCCTCTTCGACGGCGCCATCGAGGTCAAGGAGACCGAGATCGACGCCGAGGTCAACGTCACCGACCCCGACCAGCTCCAGCAGTTCCTCGACCAGGAGGAACAGCAGCTCAAGGAGATGGTCGACAAGCTGAGCGCCGTCGGCACGGACGTCGTCTTCGTCGGCGACGGCATCGACGACATGGCCCAGCACTACCTCGCGCAGGAGGGCATCCTCGCCGTCCGCCGCGCGAAGGACTCCGACCTGAAGCGGCTGGCCCGCTCGACGGGCGGTCGCGTCGTCGCCAACCTCGACGACCTCGAGGAGAGCGACCTCGGCTTCGCCGGCTCCGTCGCCCAGAAGGACATCGGCGGCGACGAGCGCATCTTCGTCGAGGACGTCGAGGACGCCCGCTCGGTCACGCTCGTCCTCCGCGGCGGCACCGAGCACGTCGTCGACGAGGTCGAGCGCGCCATCGAGGACTCGCTGGGCGTCGTCCGCACGACGCTGCGTGACGGACAGGTGCTCCCCGGCGGCGGCGCGCCCGAGACCCAGCTGGCGCTGGAGCTTCGTGACTTCGCCGACTCCGTCGGCGGCCGCGAGCAGCTGGCCGTCGAGGCGTTCGCCGACGCGCTGGAGGTCATCCCGCGCACCCTCGCCGAGAACGCCGGGCTCGACCCGATCGACTCGCTGGTCGACCTGCGCGCCCGCCACGACGGCGGCGAGTTCGGCGCCGGTCTCGACGCCTACACGGGCGACGTGATCGACATGGAGGCCGAGGGCGTCGTCGAGCCGCGCCGCGTCAAGACGCAGGCCATCGAGTCCGCCACCGAGGCGGCGACGATGATCCTCCGCATCGACGACGTCATCGCTGCCGGCGACCTGAAGGGCGGCGGCACCGACGACGGCGGCGACGACGAGATGCCGCCGGGCGGCGGCGGCATGGGCGGCATGGGCGGTATGGGCGGCATGGGCGGCGCGATGTGA
- a CDS encoding FAD-binding oxidoreductase, whose protein sequence is MSDEPHGCGGPRSEADAEAAFGREDADAVAAAHADALASLAAELVGDGRPAPRDAVGEWRTLFPGAVVTPGDPEYDDARRVWNGYVSAFPAAVAYPTTPAGVARVVDAARETGLGIATRSGGHSSVGTSTGDGVLVCDVGAMRDVTVDPAAGTATVEPGATIGELDAATTEHALATPQGVAPEVGVTGLTLGGGTGYLSRAHGLACDPLRRVELVTAAGERVVASEARNPDLFRAVRGAGGDFGVAVELEFDLVPVPDEVAMCDTWVGVDGADEVAALLRAYRRLLRAAPRETNVSPYVARVPDEPGFPDDRAGDLALCMLGAHAGDPEAGERALAPFRDLAREAERGTEEERESGDGTNRGGDATAPLFDHAERVPYRELQRYLGGDSAAGDRYYWKSVAVESFTDDLVDLVAERMTALPGESGAEPDSTVVVWPMGGAIADLDPGDTAVPERDAEVVLNFEACWSDPDADDEHVSWARESAESARDVGEVSGELPNFSGTERGESAARDVYGDNYDWLRETKLEWDPERVFSPSGRL, encoded by the coding sequence ATGAGCGATGAACCGCACGGCTGCGGGGGTCCGCGTTCGGAGGCGGACGCCGAGGCGGCGTTCGGCCGCGAGGACGCCGACGCGGTCGCGGCGGCGCACGCGGACGCGCTCGCGTCGCTGGCGGCGGAGTTGGTCGGCGACGGGAGGCCCGCGCCCCGCGACGCCGTCGGCGAGTGGCGGACGCTGTTCCCCGGGGCGGTCGTGACGCCCGGCGATCCCGAGTACGACGACGCCCGCCGCGTCTGGAACGGGTACGTCTCCGCGTTCCCGGCGGCCGTCGCGTACCCCACGACGCCGGCGGGCGTCGCCCGCGTCGTCGACGCCGCCCGGGAGACGGGACTCGGGATCGCGACGCGCTCGGGCGGGCACTCCTCGGTCGGAACCTCGACCGGCGACGGCGTGCTGGTGTGCGACGTGGGCGCGATGCGGGACGTGACGGTCGACCCGGCGGCCGGGACGGCGACCGTCGAGCCGGGTGCCACCATCGGCGAACTCGACGCGGCGACGACCGAACACGCCCTCGCGACCCCGCAGGGCGTCGCCCCGGAGGTCGGCGTGACCGGCCTGACGCTCGGGGGCGGAACGGGCTACCTCTCGCGGGCACACGGCCTCGCGTGCGACCCCCTCCGCCGGGTCGAGTTGGTGACCGCCGCCGGGGAACGAGTAGTCGCCAGCGAGGCGAGGAACCCCGATCTGTTCCGTGCGGTGCGGGGCGCCGGCGGCGACTTCGGCGTCGCCGTCGAGTTGGAGTTCGACCTCGTCCCCGTTCCCGACGAGGTGGCGATGTGTGACACGTGGGTCGGCGTCGACGGCGCCGACGAGGTCGCGGCGCTGTTGCGGGCGTACCGCCGGCTGCTTCGCGCGGCGCCGCGGGAGACGAACGTCTCGCCGTACGTTGCGCGCGTTCCCGACGAGCCGGGGTTCCCCGACGACCGCGCGGGCGACCTCGCGCTGTGCATGCTCGGCGCCCACGCCGGGGACCCCGAGGCGGGAGAACGGGCGCTGGCGCCGTTTCGCGATCTGGCTCGCGAAGCCGAACGCGGGACCGAGGAGGAACGCGAGAGCGGGGACGGAACGAACCGCGGCGGCGACGCGACGGCGCCGCTGTTCGATCACGCCGAGCGCGTTCCGTACCGGGAACTGCAGCGGTACCTCGGCGGCGACTCCGCCGCCGGCGACCGCTACTACTGGAAGTCGGTCGCCGTGGAATCGTTCACCGACGACCTCGTCGATCTCGTCGCCGAGCGGATGACCGCGCTCCCGGGCGAGAGCGGCGCGGAGCCGGACAGCACCGTCGTCGTCTGGCCGATGGGGGGCGCGATCGCCGACCTCGACCCCGGCGACACGGCGGTGCCCGAGCGCGACGCGGAGGTCGTCCTCAACTTCGAGGCGTGTTGGAGCGACCCCGACGCGGACGACGAACACGTCTCGTGGGCACGGGAGTCGGCCGAGTCGGCTCGCGATGTGGGAGAGGTGTCCGGCGAACTGCCGAACTTCTCCGGCACCGAGCGCGGCGAATCCGCCGCCCGCGACGTGTACGGCGACAACTACGACTGGCTCCGGGAGACAAAGCTGGAGTGGGACCCCGAACGGGTGTTCTCGCCGAGCGGCCGGTTGTGA
- a CDS encoding zinc-dependent alcohol dehydrogenase family protein has protein sequence MRAAVFHGPGDIRVEEVDKPEIEEPTDAIVRVTHTAICGSDLWFYRGESDRDPGTGVGHEPMGVVEEVGEDVRSVEPGDRVLAPFAISCGSCEFCRKGLHTSCVNRDSWGGDNGGAQGEFVRSTHADGTLVRVPDRYADDEDALRSLLPLTDVMGTGHHAALSAGVEAGEDAVVVGDGAVGLCGVAAARRLGAERIVAVGHHEDRLAIAEEFGATHTVAERGDDAVDAVLDITDGGANHVLECVGAASAMETAVEAARPGGTVGYVGVPHGMEGGLDLFPFFGDNVALRGGVAPVRAYAEELLADVLQGTLDPSPIFTETVGLDGVPEGYRMMDDREAVKVLVKPWA, from the coding sequence ATGCGCGCAGCAGTGTTCCACGGCCCCGGCGACATCCGGGTCGAGGAGGTCGACAAGCCCGAGATCGAGGAGCCGACCGACGCCATCGTCCGCGTCACCCACACCGCTATCTGCGGGTCGGACCTGTGGTTCTATCGCGGCGAGAGCGACCGCGACCCGGGAACGGGCGTCGGCCACGAGCCGATGGGGGTCGTCGAGGAGGTCGGCGAGGACGTGCGCTCGGTCGAGCCGGGCGACCGCGTGCTCGCCCCGTTCGCCATCTCCTGTGGCTCCTGTGAGTTCTGCCGGAAGGGGTTGCACACCTCCTGTGTGAACCGCGACTCGTGGGGCGGCGACAACGGCGGCGCCCAGGGCGAGTTCGTCCGCTCGACGCACGCCGACGGCACGCTCGTCCGGGTGCCCGACCGCTACGCCGACGACGAGGACGCCCTCCGGTCGCTGCTCCCGCTCACCGACGTGATGGGGACGGGCCACCACGCCGCCCTGTCGGCGGGCGTCGAGGCCGGCGAGGACGCGGTCGTCGTCGGCGACGGCGCCGTGGGGCTGTGCGGCGTCGCCGCCGCCCGCCGGCTGGGCGCCGAGCGCATCGTCGCCGTCGGCCACCACGAGGACCGCCTCGCGATCGCCGAGGAGTTCGGCGCGACCCACACGGTCGCCGAGCGCGGCGACGACGCGGTCGACGCCGTGCTCGACATCACCGACGGCGGCGCCAACCACGTGCTGGAGTGCGTGGGCGCCGCCTCCGCGATGGAAACGGCCGTCGAAGCGGCCCGTCCCGGCGGCACCGTCGGCTACGTCGGCGTGCCCCACGGGATGGAGGGCGGGCTCGATCTCTTCCCGTTCTTCGGCGACAACGTCGCGCTGCGCGGCGGCGTCGCGCCGGTCCGCGCGTACGCCGAGGAGCTGCTGGCCGACGTGCTCCAGGGAACGCTCGACCCGTCGCCGATCTTCACCGAGACGGTCGGCCTCGACGGCGTCCCCGAAGGCTACCGAATGATGGACGATCGGGAGGCCGTGAAGGTGCTCGTGAAGCCCTGGGCGTAG
- a CDS encoding GNAT family N-acetyltransferase: protein MEVVERPTFESEVSKRIYEYVERHGTANRHIVQQTVSAPADEFERELDRLESRGYLDDDGGTLRVALDVGAVEEYETADTSFTIRPARQDDFEGLVAAIRQVTDEETYVVAESIAEQLLYEETVTRHNSVESRVFFVAVADDAIVGWTHLDLPQVSRVRETAKQTVGVVPEYRRSGIGGQLLRRGLDWAEANGFRKVYNSVPVTNAAALDFLGDHDWETEAIRRDHYTIDDEHVDEVMMAYTF, encoded by the coding sequence ATGGAGGTCGTCGAGCGACCCACGTTCGAGTCAGAGGTGAGCAAACGCATCTACGAGTACGTCGAGCGGCACGGAACCGCGAACCGTCACATCGTCCAGCAGACCGTGTCGGCGCCGGCCGATGAGTTCGAGCGCGAGCTCGACCGCCTGGAGTCGCGGGGATACCTCGACGACGACGGCGGAACTCTCCGGGTCGCGCTCGACGTGGGCGCCGTCGAGGAGTACGAGACCGCCGACACGTCGTTCACGATCCGGCCGGCCCGCCAGGACGACTTCGAGGGCCTCGTGGCGGCGATCCGGCAGGTCACCGACGAGGAGACGTACGTCGTCGCCGAGAGCATCGCCGAGCAGTTGCTGTACGAGGAGACGGTGACGCGGCACAACTCCGTCGAGTCGCGGGTGTTCTTCGTCGCCGTCGCCGACGACGCCATCGTCGGGTGGACCCACCTCGACCTGCCGCAGGTGTCGCGGGTGCGCGAGACGGCCAAACAGACCGTCGGGGTCGTTCCCGAGTACCGTCGGTCCGGGATCGGGGGACAGCTCCTCCGGCGCGGCCTCGACTGGGCGGAGGCCAACGGCTTCCGGAAGGTGTACAACAGCGTTCCGGTGACGAACGCCGCCGCCCTGGACTTCCTCGGCGACCACGACTGGGAGACCGAGGCGATCCGCCGCGACCACTACACCATCGACGACGAGCACGTCGACGAGGTCATGATGGCGTACACGTTCTGA
- a CDS encoding 2Fe-2S iron-sulfur cluster-binding protein has product MVDPVAIGFGAGLVLVFVALHAARGTGWEATADISEEVIERRASTVEETEFPEPGSRAIGGGSAPAGAVAGGEEGELEEGAAAEDSAGPGDIPEDEIEHFEVEFTKEGDTIEIANNETVLEAGEDEGWDMPYACRQGQCVSCAGQITSGGNAEDYVEHDNQQMLDDAELDEGYTLTCVAYPRADFTIETGEAP; this is encoded by the coding sequence ATGGTAGACCCCGTGGCAATCGGGTTCGGCGCGGGCCTCGTGTTGGTCTTCGTCGCGCTGCACGCCGCCCGCGGTACCGGCTGGGAGGCCACCGCGGACATCTCCGAGGAGGTCATCGAGCGTCGGGCCTCCACCGTCGAGGAGACGGAGTTCCCCGAGCCGGGGAGCCGCGCCATCGGGGGCGGGAGCGCCCCCGCGGGCGCGGTCGCCGGCGGCGAGGAGGGCGAACTGGAGGAGGGCGCGGCGGCCGAGGACTCGGCCGGCCCCGGCGACATTCCCGAGGACGAGATCGAACACTTCGAGGTCGAGTTCACGAAGGAGGGCGACACGATCGAGATCGCCAACAACGAGACGGTCCTGGAGGCCGGCGAGGACGAGGGCTGGGACATGCCCTACGCCTGCCGGCAGGGCCAGTGCGTCTCCTGCGCCGGGCAGATCACCTCCGGCGGCAACGCCGAGGACTACGTCGAACACGACAACCAGCAGATGCTCGACGACGCCGAACTCGACGAGGGGTACACCCTCACCTGCGTCGCGTACCCCCGCGCCGACTTCACGATCGAGACCGGCGAGGCGCCGTAA